The genome window TGGGAACCTGACGCCAACAATAGACTGTATAGTTGTTTGTTAAGCAATAAAAGTCTTCggaatttaatgtttattacGTACTTCGTTTTCTTTTCGCAACAAATGGTTTAAGCCATGATTAACGTTGGTTGGTAATGGTAATAGCATCCGTTACGGTATTCCTAATGTCTCTTACTCTTATATTAAGGAAAATGATCTACCAATCTGAAATGCTTTCTCTGTTATGTTTCAGGTATTCCAGGGCAACCGGTAGGTTAAGTAACTCAATGACGGGCTCGAGACAACCGTCAGTAGACAGAACGTCGGCCTCCAGATTGGAGACTCCGGATAGGACCCTCAGGGCTCCATCAGCAGCCAGAGGTACCACACCCACACCCTCGGGGGTTAATAATTCCGGGATGAAGAATGGTTCGGTACCTACGGGAGTCCTGTCAGGTAACACTTCAAATAACAATGAAAACATCAGTTAAGCGCAAAGAAAGGCCAATACATGATGTCCAGAATATATTTCCCGGGACTCAAAAGCTCAATTATTTATCGAGAATTTAGACTAAAAGGAGAAATAATTTATGGCCAATAGTCAAAAGATAAGAGGatgttgaaatttcaaaatggtgaTCACTTAGCGTTAACAATTTCTGCTAATTTCTTGTTGCAGagtttctcaaatttttttctatcggTGATGacctaaataaattatttggtaGTCAAACAGccatacatatatattttattttttaaagtaccGATTCTACACAATATTCGTCATTGACTTGGTTTACCAcggatatttttttacttttcactTAGTCAAATGAAGCCATTAACGGTACACAAATgctgttaaaaatttatcgtattttttttacgtcttttcttaatatttaaaatctttctgttgaaaataataaatttgggAAATAGCCCTAAGGTCTTTAGATCCcaattcaattgtttttaggTCAGGGTGCGTCCCCTGTACCGCAAAACAACAGTACGCCGCCATTCGAGGATGTGATCCTTCGGAAAAGGGGCCTCGGTCAAGACATTATTCCGTCCCCCAATCAGCCTAAGCGGACTGAGAGTCTGTTCATTCCAGGACAACCTAACGCGCAAGCCGCAAAGGtaagtaaaaaaactaattttctaaaaatatccaaattaaCAACCTATCCAGAATACAGACCAAACCTTGAACACATTCGTGAACCGCGAACAATGTCGTGTGACAAATCTCTCCTTCATTTGGACCGAAATACCACTCCGCGGTCCCCCCACTGTGTTCGGCGTCGCGGCGCTGCTGCTGCTTCTAAAAGCGTCCAAATCGGGCACCTCGATTCCCCTCAGTGACGCGGTTCTCCTCCCGACAGTGCGGGTCATGGTGTCCAGGTTTCGATCTAAGATTTCTTTTCGCCGATGATTTGACCGTCAGTGCTCAATACAACCATGTGATACCTGTCCATTCCTAGCCCCAAAATGCCTTTAGTTTAGTTTTTATACGTGTCGTTACGTTGGTGGCGATGATGTGGTACCAGGCTGATGatgaggaggaggaggagttGATGTTCTCTCCGGCTTTGATGGCCCGAAGGGCCTCCGAGAGCTGGATCGACACTCCGCCTGCTCAGGTTAATATTAGCGCTCGTTGTTGGTTGCATTGGGTTTATTTATAGGTTTTGAACAGTCAATGGCAGTGGGTAATTCGTTTGGGAAAGCCACAtttttccggttaaaccgaCTCGGGGAAAATCCAGTCGATGTGAAGTgactttcaattttcttttttatgcacttcaaaaattgcagaaaaactGCGTAGAAGGAAAAgctaaaaaagtattattaacTATGTGTTGTGTTTTTGcgaattttatgaatttttgattttagaaTAATCTTGAAACTCCTTCTATCTGTTTTTAAGGACATCAATTTGTTAAAACGTTAAAGgttataattaaaaacgtgccttTTCTCGTACAAGGTACCCTTCATTCAATTGCGAAAAGTGAAAGAACTCCAGATAACTTTAAATACTATAACaatcttctaaaaaatttgaaaatcaatttttcctttcaaaacATCCAGTGACGAGCGTCCAGTGACACACCACTagtaaatctaaaaataatatttttattggaaaatttcaaaatgccaaaaatgccaggtccgtattttaaaaaattgagttaGTCAATATCTTGAACGCCACATGTGATCTTGGAATAATAACACTCCTATGTTGTAGAGGAAGAAATTaacgaaataataaattacacttTCTTTGATGAGTTTgactattatttaaatattttcttttgaaagttttgagcaatattttattgtacctatatatttatgtattaaaaataattagacaACACCGTTAACCATACATATTAAGTCTCCAAAAATggcataattttttccatttaatcaattttgttgttttcggAGGTAGCAGTACATACCTAAATAAGATACCAtctattacaaaataaaaatcttaggaatcaaaaaaatcttatttgcTACTGTGATACATATTTCGGCGATATTAAACTTGAtcctataataaaaataattcacatcTCAAATATATCCTTCTAGAGCTCGTTCAATACAGCTTCAACGTGCATCTATAAAGATGtttcctaaatatttttaagcttGCAAAATCATCATCTGTTCATCCTGATCCAAACTCATCACTTTTTCGTGGCCATTATTTCCAAAACTTCTTAATACTTTTATAGTAATTATAATGAATTTATAGAAATCTTTCAAAAACCCCCAGATTTCCTCAATCTcgaatcaaattaaaaatattcctttagaAACTGTACTAATGCAAACCACCATAAAGGCAAGTCACCATAAAAGCAAGAAAACTAACAAAACccaacaatttattaaaaatccgagaaatttaaaatcattcaggtcattaataaattatgtctttgacaaaaatcaaaagaatAAGGAAAATATCAACCCTGTACTTCGATTGACGTCAAATTCTGATATAGCTAAACTAGGTTAACTCGTCATACCTTTACATAAGGAATCTGCGATTCGGTTATGTACTATTAATTATGgcacactctgtatatttttgtcgCTAATTTCAAAACAACTGCCCACTATTCCCTAATATTCGCGAACGTTCCAAATCTTCAGCATCTTCATCATATCCACAATTCAAATCTTTCTTTCCACCCTTCTTAGGTGTTAGCGACACAAACGTCCCTCCAACGCAAAAAATCATTACCGGACGTCCAAGACTTACCAAGGGCCACTCGTCAGATGCCCAGAGAGGAAGTGTCGATGCTGGGGTCTGCTCGACGAGAGGAGATTCGCAGACAAATCGACGAGCGGGAAAGACTACGAGCCAATCCGCTTCTCTATTTGGTCAGTCCGCAAGTCAAGGTAAGTCTCTCAAAAATATTGACTAATTTTACTCTTTCTCTTTGAAGCTTCTTTCAGTCTATAACTCAATAATTGCTGTAGTAATAATGTACCCGTCATAGCTTATCTAATTTGTGTTTAGTGTTTAGGGTAGAAACTTTAGAGCAGAGTGCCAGGCATATAACTAACGGACGAAAATAGCCAATTTCGTAAATGAActgaaatttgttttgattagAATGACTTCAAATAAATGACCGGCGCTCTTGCTAGTTTTGGCTTTACCTAGGTTTGTCATAAAAGCAAATGATTTACTGTATATTTATATCATAACATTCACACTATTACTATAGTGAATCATTATGCTCAGAATTAGAACTTTCTTCATACTTAACGCAATATTATTTCCTTACATACCGCATTACAGAGATCAAATAGGTACGTTTTAACTGTCCTAGATAATAATATTCGTATATGTGTAACTTGGCATCATTCGCATCGTTAGTTCTCTGTAAAGCTACAAAGAATAGTATTTGCAGCTGCCTgccaataaatgttattattttgtatttgtcgttgaataacaaataatatacCTAGGTTCGGTCTTATTTTCGTTCTTATACACGCTGTATTTGTGGTACCTTTTTCACACTCATTGTTGTCTTATTTACTTAattctgtattaaaaataatctgcGATAAACAAGAATTTTCTTTGTGGCTTTTCAGGATTGGTTTTCGAGACAGCAGTTGGTCCTTGTAGTTCTCTTTATCAACATTTCGCTGGCGATCATGTTCTTCAAGCTACTGACATAGTACAGGGCACGCGTCGATCCCGACGCGACTTGAGATGAtgatttatatgatttttgaTGATTGAAATACTTGATCCGATGCTCGGATCTACCAGGACGATATTTTCGAGGGAAACTTTTGATCGGCTTTTGATAAGGGTCGATATGCGGGACAGAAACATGTGTGCACTCAAATGATACGGGACTGAAAGGGTCTAGTGTGTAAGTTTTAAAGCGTCTCATGTTGGAGtttatctttttcaaattttatcttcGTTTTGTTTGTGTGTCTTGTTTTGTTGCCTTTACGATATAGTTAATTGTCGTTAACTTAAAGTATGACTCCATATCTCTCTCTATTTACACCAGCGACTTTTGTAACATATCTCCCAGAATATTTACTTACAAGTGGAGTTTTTCTATAGGTCCTAAGgtgtatattaaattaattgttagcTTATAGTTGTTGAAGTAGCAAAACAAGGCACATAAAATTCCTAtgatattaagtttttatttttgttgaaatcgtACAAGATATAGTCTATTACCTAATTTTAGCCACAATTACACTTGTTAGGCTTTAGcgaaatttcttattatcTTAAATCGACTATAATTTACGCCCCCTTGggtaatttgtttattgttttttgttatttatttattagagaATGTTTCAAACATgtgatgtgttttattataatattatttgcgaCACTTAGGTTtaacgattattttttaattatcatatcAAAAGCTaactaatttattgttaaataggTTGTAGatttactttttgaaatacctaggtaattattaatattatatgatTATTACACTAGTGGGGTTcttaaattcttgaatttattCATCTGGAGATCTAAAACACTATGTTGCGTGCCTTGTTCGTACTTTATAAGTGATTCGTATAGAGCCATTATGGTTAGTATAACATTTTGCAGACATACCAATTTTTACTACTTAATAATGTACGATAATATACATACTCCTCATTAccaaaaatacttaaaatttctAGATTTATATGAACCGACATTGTGCGacgtaatatatttataatgtctcactttatattttcaatttaataaaatgggGCTGATTACAACGTTGCTCTTTAGTCATATTGACTTTTaatagtgttttattttcacatcCTGTAGatagcaaataattatttaaaatataacgtAGACCCCCTGTAGATTCAAAGCAGAAAGTAGAAAGACATATTCAGAACCCTCTAGTAATGTACTTCAAGCATTGCATAACCAATTAGGAGTACATAGAGTAATTCCAATATTTTCTATCCTCTTTTGTTATATGACATTAAAGAGAGAATAAACACGGCGGgggaataattttaaaacaacgCCTGCGGGATAGAGTCAATAAATGTCTTACCACTAACCTCAAATTTATCTTCGATTAATTAATAGTAAGTTCTGTAgtttatgtttttaaacataaagGTTAAACTGTTAAAGTctctttaaattattaataatcagTGCGATACTCAGGTCATGATGTTAAGGAAGTTTTTCACACGCATTTTCCCTCATATAAGACAATATTCCTCAAAGAAGGTAATATAATCTTAAATCACTTAAATAGGCATAAAATCCTAGAATTTAAGCAAAGTAACTAATATTGCCCAATTCCTGACAccttttaaattctttatagACTTATTACCTTTAGTCAATGTAAAATAAACACATATCAATATATCCGCACTGTTAACATTCTTATATTAAACATTGATATTGCTGAGGAATTAGATGTCTGTAAAAAGGGACTAGTTTTACTATTTACGTAATATGTACACTTGTACTTATTTATAGtgagttaaatattaaaaaaacctttttttatttttatttactgcaAACTATCAAACTGAGCGATACAATATTGAATAGGATGATGGTGACATATTGACACATCATCTTCAAACCATCAAGGATAAAGTATCAGCATTCAGCATTTAACCCATAAGTGTTCCAAAAACAATGACACTTGCCAATTCTAATAAGCCTTAAATAAACACTGAACAGTTCTCTGGAAGAGCTGCATCAAAAACTATGCATTTACTAATACACATTTACCTTTagaatttagttattttatgcCTGAGAAATTTACATAACATTAAAAGTCCCTTCAGAGACGTATCTTATCAGTTTCAATTAATCTTCATAACACacatttgaaatattccaAGTTGTATGTGTAAAATctgcataataataattttagttcagttGTGAAGAACCATATCCTACAAGAATATTCTCAGGAATTCAACCGACAGGTTCCATACATTTAGGTAATTATCTTGGTGCCATTTCCCAATGGGTTAAGCTGCAAGATCAAGGCGAAGATCTTATTCTTAGTATTGTTGATCTACATTCTATTACATTGCCACATGTaagaaattacaatttgaggaaataattaacaaaaaaatactggtTTTCTGCGTTAGGACCCAAAGAAGCTTCAGCAAAATATCTTAGAATTGACAGCAACTTTGCTTAGCTGCGGATTAGACCCAAATAAGATAATACTATTTCAACAGTCCACAGTTTCTGCACATGCCGAATTATGCTGGTGTTTAGGATGTATTTCAACAATGGCCAGGTGCTTAATTAACTTCTTAGCATTCACCCCATATGCAATTAAACGTTTAGATTAGCTCATTTGCCGCAGTATAAAGAAAAATCGGCcagtttgaaaaatattccctTGGGTCTGTTTGTCTACCCAGTCCTGCAGGCTGCAGATATTTTGTCTTACAAGTAGGTAATGTTATAGTTATGTGTTGAAAGGATAGCTTTGTTCTAATTTGGCTCTTTAAGAGCTACTTGTGTGCCTGTTGGTGAAGATCAAGTACAGCATATTCAGCTGTGCCAAGAATTGGTCAGGATGTTTAACAATAGGTATGGCCAAACATTTCCAATTCCACATGCATTGATTACTTGTGAGTATTTTGGTGTTATTTGAGTTTTATTTGGAACTAAAATATTATCTTTAATAGCAAGTGAGTATGCCAGGATAAAGAGTTTGCGAGATCcatctaaaaaaatgtcaaaatctgACCCTGATGAGAAAAGCAGAATTTGTTTAACCGACTCTCCAGATACCgtagtgaaaaatatcaaaaaagcAATTACAGATTTCACTTCAGAAGTACATGTTATCATTTCAAAACTTCAACACAAATTCTTAAATCGTTCTTCATTAGGTAACATTCGATCCCGAAGCCAGACCTGGAGTCTCaaacttaattaatatacACTCCTTTGTTACTGGCAAAACTATAGAAGAGATTTGCAAGGAGGCTGAAGACATAGACACGGGAAGATACAAGCTAAGAGTAGCAGATGCAGTTGCGGCCTATATTAAGCCAATACAAAACTCAATTTCTAGTCATTTGAGCGACCAAGGGTATTTATTGAGTATATTATCTGAGGGAGCTGAAAAAGCATCTGAAATCGCTAACGAGACCCTTAAAGAAGTCCACGACAAGTTGGGTCTAAGTGTGAAGTATCGGGGGCGTGAAAAAGCCTCTGTGAAGAGAAGTTAATGTAGGAATTAATGGGGTTTTTTGTGGTTGTTTGAGGCGTTATATGAGAAgtttaaaatatctgaaatggctgttaataaaaagtttaatgcAGTAGTTAAGCGATTTATTTCGAGCctctaaaatcttaaattcgCGAAATTTGGCAAAATACAACATTCTTGTTGCGTCTTAAAATCGCAGTTGCCACATTTCTCACGTCGGATGCGtaaatttgttgttaaatTCCTAGCCTATTTGATTTGTATGCGTTCTTGTATGGCGCGCGTCTTCCCAAACTTTTCactgatttattttcattttcttgataaaattGATACAAAAGAATAAACGTGACTTATTTGTGGTGTGTAGACTTTAATGGTGCAAAAACTTATGAGGGTAAGTTCATTATTATTCGTTGCCTGGCTCACGGAATATTAGagcagattttttttgtgctcAGTTCAATCGGACCCTACTGTTGAGTTGTTGTGCCCTTTAGATTCATGGCAAGATAAAACTTATATATGCCTgctcaattatttataaattattcttaaaaagAGATCGTTAAATTCGATATTCAATAGCTACATACTTTAAACCCTGAAGTATACGCTAAAACTTGAATTGCTCTGtaaattttgtagaaaataccattatcaaagctttattttctcggaaaaacAAAATGGTGGATTGAAGTATGAAATTTCGAAAGTAGGAGAAGGATGGGTATATCGAAACGATTACCCGGTAGGAATTGCGACGTTGTAAAGCAATAAATGAACAtaaattaccattttaaaACACTGGTGAAACCCCTATATATTGTTTAGTAAGCTTTTTATACAATATTagatacattaaaaaaaaaataacaaaaacttgaaaatagcGTAAATCTCTTTAATACTAACCCTTAAACTAGTCTTCCTCTCTTTCCCCAGCCAAATATTTACACAATACGTTAggtttaacaaattttacattGTACTCTTTAGCTAATGATTCAATTGAGGAAGGCAACTCTTCAAGTCTCTTCAAAGGATAaactacattatttttaacacttaGTTGTGCAATATTACTGCTGTTCCACTGTTGTTGGTCATTCACCACTAATATGGGTTTGGAGCTCTCAATGGCCCCTTGAAAATCTTTTAAGCTGTCAATGATTTGAGTGTCACTTGGTGAAAAGCTTGCGGCCTTTCTTCTGCCCCACTTTGGTTCATTTGCCTTTTTTGGCAATGTCTCTTCTTCGTTCAGTCGAATAATTCTTGGTCTGCCTCTGCCTCGTTTTACAGTTTGAGCAGGGATGTCGCTTTTTAGAGAGGTTTCAGGAGTAgccttttgtatttttcttggGCGCcccactttattttttttaactacgTTTACAGGTGTCTCTTCTTCAAGGTCAGAAGATGAAGATCTTTTCTGTTGTTTTACTGAGGTATTAGTACCTTCtatttttaaaggtttctCATCTTCAGAtgattcattaaaatgtttcttccaACTCagcaaatttgtcaaattcttCCTTTGAGCTATAGTCATAGTTTTTGCCTTAATTTTCTgggatttcatttttttcctccCTCTTCTTTTCCCTACTGTTGGTAACTCTTTTACTTCACAATTATACCCAACCAATTTCCTCAATTCATGTTTTGATTTATCCAAAGACAATTGAAGATTCTTTACAACAGAATTCATGGTGTCCACACAGTATTTAGTTCTGTATACCTCAGCCTGATAAAATCCAAGCCTGTCACTCATGGTAAACCCATCTAAATCCCTTTTGCGATTCTTCTGATATCGCCAGCACCTGAATTTATAGTCAGACAGTGGGTCATATGGGGGGGGCAATTTGGGCTTTAAGGCTGAAGGAACTTGATACCCCATTGCTTTGCAAAATTCCACAGGCTTGGGTAGAACTACAGGCCCAACCCCTGGTATACTAATTGAAACAGCTCCCTTCGATTGGGCAAAAAGTGGGAGCACATCACTGGGTATCaccaaaaacttttttgcttcAGGATTATTCTTGTCAGTAATATCAATTAAACTCGacgattttaaaatgttcctgcTTATCGGAGGCGGTCTAATTCTTAACAAGTCTCTTTCAGTAATGGGTTTGGCAAGAAATGTTGCATTTGTGTTGGGTAATTGTGTGTGTGGGTCTTGACTCACATCATGCTTCACTTCATAATCATGCTCCAAATTGGAAGATGCTTCATTATCCGGAGAGTCTGCAAAGTGTCTTTTAACAAAATCAGGCTCTTCTTCATCTGAAGCGATGAAAACTGTTTCGATTTGAGGATTTTCCAATTGGAAAGCTTTCAAGGTATCCACAACAGATATTGAGGGTTCTTCTGGCTTTTCAGTGCTTGGCAGGGTCTCATCTGGGTCATCAATGCTTGGGCTGGAGCATAAAATCCTCTCTAATGCTTGAGTATCCTTAATGCTAGCCATAGCTTCCTTTTTTGTCTCGGTTTCAACTAAATAATAGAGAATTTATCAGTTGTGGGGACATTAACGTCATTATTTAACAGAAGTACTGGTGGTGTTCGTTTAGGCTaatgtctttaataaaataatagaaaattaccattaatttcacaaaatattctaaaaattggAATGATTATGACGTATATATTATTTGGCGTCTCTTTCGTTGTTTGTTCTTGGTTTTCTGCGGTATCTTTAACTCAATTCGGAATTACGTTTTCACAGCTCCGTGCATCAACCCGTCTCACTTCAACTTGTTACAAATGTTGCCGAAAAGTGAAACAAAAAAGGTGCGCTCCCAACTCAACAACGATGGTGCCCTCTATGAACGTACTTCCCGTTTCGTGTAGTTATTGGCGTTTGACGTTTTGTTCCCATTTACCTGTAATATCATAACATTCACCCACAAGGTCGTGTAGTGGTTTAGGCTACGCCCACTCATAAAGGGAGCCGAGTTCGAGCTCCATtagataacatttttatttgcgtaaaaagttaatgaaaagctaaaaaattctaaaatttttcactGAAAGTGTAACCGAGAAATTAAGAAACTAAGAAAACGTACTcgtaactaaaaaaaaatgtaacattcTGAATGATGCCggaaaattgtaattattataaatttccttaaaacagcggggaaaatggaaatttatatCTTCCGGTTAACCAAGGGTTAATAAGTTCATTTATGACGCAATCGGGCACATTCAATACATCAGTGCGATAATATGGTCGACTCTTTTGCCTGCCTGCGTTTTATTGTCTTTTATTATATGTCCAATGTGGTAACACATCGGGCAGATGCGGGCGCTAATCGGGGTCATATTGCCGTATCAGTGCGCACTTTTGGACGCCCGAATTCACCATTAATATATGCAAAACCATCCATTAATGACCTATACTAATGCAATGTGATTTTCCATTAACGCACGATTTTGTGCCCGTTGTGATTGATTTATTGTTCCACCATTTGTAACACCAACGTTTTAATAAtccttttcttaaaacaatttaaacattttttacatgaaaacaAAGCGTATGAAcccctatatatatatatatatatatatataggggGTGTTAATTAAGTACAAATACTTATTTTAAGGAATGAATCTTTAgctaattttattacaaaaaattctatgaatGCAGTGTACTGATAGAGAGCCACATACAGGGTTCCATCACATTTTAATCGACCCTAACTTTTTTGCGCTACACTGTATGCCACTTTTGTATTAATAGACTTATTGTACATTTACTTCTATTGAAAAAAGGCACTCTTGGAAAagtctataaaaatattcgttttggagataaacaaatttgaaattaacgtgatttgagttaaattgatttaataacaattatttaaattaccaatattaatttaatattataatagttattgaaaattgtcaCTTCCAACTTCTATCCATGCATATGGCTATTTTATATATCTCTAAAACGGTTATTCCtacaaaacattttccaaGAGTGCCTCTtttcaatggaaataaatGTACAATAATCCTATGAATACAAAAGTGGCATATAGTATAACGCAAAAGTT of Euwallacea similis isolate ESF13 chromosome 3, ESF131.1, whole genome shotgun sequence contains these proteins:
- the jp gene encoding uncharacterized protein jp isoform X2, which encodes MMWYQADDEEEEELMFSPALMARRASESWIDTPPAQVLATQTSLQRKKSLPDVQDLPRATRQMPREEVSMLGSARREEIRRQIDERERLRANPLLYLVSPQVKDWFSRQQLVLVVLFINISLAIMFFKLLT
- the TrpRS-m gene encoding tryptophan--tRNA ligase, mitochondrial — protein: MMLRKFFTRIFPHIRQYSSKKFSCEEPYPTRIFSGIQPTGSIHLGNYLGAISQWVKLQDQGEDLILSIVDLHSITLPHDPKKLQQNILELTATLLSCGLDPNKIILFQQSTVSAHAELCWCLGCISTMARLAHLPQYKEKSASLKNIPLGLFVYPVLQAADILSYKATCVPVGEDQVQHIQLCQELVRMFNNRYGQTFPIPHALITSSEYARIKSLRDPSKKMSKSDPDEKSRICLTDSPDTVVKNIKKAITDFTSEVTFDPEARPGVSNLINIHSFVTGKTIEEICKEAEDIDTGRYKLRVADAVAAYIKPIQNSISSHLSDQGYLLSILSEGAEKASEIANETLKEVHDKLGLSVKYRGREKASVKRS